The genomic interval GAAGTCACCTGTGACAATTATAAAATCATCTTTGCAAAGTTCGCTATCATCAATTCTAAGAAATTTATCCACATCGCCAATGCTTCCGCCGTGCGTATCGCCTGTAACATAAATCATCTTTTTCCGTCATAAATTAAAATTTTCAATAAAAACAATAAAATTTTACAAAATTAAAAATTTAGATAGTATTTTTTTATCTTCAAACGGCGAAGCGTTAAAAATTTCATCTGCGATTTTTACTCTGTAAATTTTACTGAAATCCGTTTTAGCATAAGTAAGCGCGATTTTGGCGGCAAGATTTTTATCTTCCGTGCCAGCTGTTTTTATTAAAAAACTGCTTGCGCCTACGATGTCATCTATAAAATCAATTTTTGTAAATTTTGGATTATTTATCATTTCAAGTTTATTGTTTTCATCTTCGTTTCTTCCAACGACCATTTTTGCACCGCCAAAAAGGCGCAAATGGCGACCGAATTTTAAAATTTCAGCGTCTTTTACGCACTCGATTTTTTCAAATTTCAGTGCGTCTTTGATTTTATTGCTGAAATTTTCAAGCGTAAGCAAACATCCTCCGGCAGGTGTTTCAAAATCATTAAAACCGAATTTTTTGGCAAGTTCCATCTGTCTTACACGAGAGCGACCGCTTATATCAAGCAATTTTTCGCGATCAATCCAGCCTAAAATCTCAGGTCTGCTTGGCGATAAAAGTTTCGCACAAAGCGGACGTACAATCAAATCGCTATCGCCACTTAAATGATTTACCTGATTTATGGCGGCACTTCTTTGACTCATCGGACGCTGTCCTAAAACCTCTCCCGTGATAATAAAATCGGCCCCGAAACGTGCCAAAGAGTTAAGCGCTGTTCTAAACATAAATCCGTGACAATCAATACAAGGATTAAAATGTTTGCCATATCCATATTTAGGACTGAAAAGCACATTTTTAAGATACTCTTCGCGTACATCGATGATTGCAAAATCAGCGCCCGCAACACCGGCGCGGCGCGCAAGAATTTCACTTTTATCATCCTTGCTTCCAAAACCTATATCAATATGAAGTGCGGTCACCTCAACGCCCATATCAGAGATAATTTTTGCTGCAAGCATTGAATCAAGCCCGCCGCTAAAAAGCGCTAACGCTTTCATGATAATTCCTTTATTTCTTGTCTTATTTGCT from Campylobacter hominis ATCC BAA-381 carries:
- a CDS encoding argininosuccinate synthase domain-containing protein, translating into MKALALFSGGLDSMLAAKIISDMGVEVTALHIDIGFGSKDDKSEILARRAGVAGADFAIIDVREEYLKNVLFSPKYGYGKHFNPCIDCHGFMFRTALNSLARFGADFIITGEVLGQRPMSQRSAAINQVNHLSGDSDLIVRPLCAKLLSPSRPEILGWIDREKLLDISGRSRVRQMELAKKFGFNDFETPAGGCLLTLENFSNKIKDALKFEKIECVKDAEILKFGRHLRLFGGAKMVVGRNEDENNKLEMINNPKFTKIDFIDDIVGASSFLIKTAGTEDKNLAAKIALTYAKTDFSKIYRVKIADEIFNASPFEDKKILSKFLIL